One window of the Pseudomonas sp. S04 genome contains the following:
- a CDS encoding MaoC family dehydratase gives MTLSNTTHAQFSDIQVGDEIPLLKLQPVNRTTLALYCGASGDHNPIHIDIDFARKSRMPDVFAHGMLSAAYLGRLLTQWVPQQQVRSLSIRFTGITQLGHIPTCTGTITEKFEEHGEKRVRLAIRCANQYGEEKLAGEAVVALA, from the coding sequence ATGACGCTCTCCAACACCACCCACGCGCAGTTCTCCGATATCCAGGTCGGCGATGAGATCCCGTTGTTGAAGCTGCAACCGGTCAACCGCACCACCCTGGCGCTGTACTGCGGTGCTTCGGGCGACCACAACCCGATCCACATCGACATCGATTTCGCCCGCAAGTCACGCATGCCCGACGTGTTTGCCCACGGCATGTTGTCCGCCGCCTACCTCGGTCGCCTGTTGACCCAATGGGTGCCGCAGCAACAAGTGCGCAGCCTGTCGATCCGTTTTACCGGCATCACCCAACTGGGGCATATCCCGACCTGTACCGGAACCATCACCGAAAAGTTCGAAGAACACGGTGAGAAACGCGTGCGCCTGGCGATTCGTTGCGCCAACCAGTACGGCGAAGAAAAGCTGGCTGGCGAAGCCGTCGTGGCCCTGGCCTAA